Proteins from a genomic interval of Panthera tigris isolate Pti1 chromosome A2, P.tigris_Pti1_mat1.1, whole genome shotgun sequence:
- the EIF3G gene encoding eukaryotic translation initiation factor 3 subunit G has product MPTGDFDSKPSWADQVEEEGEDDKCVTSELLKGIPLATGDTSPEPELVPGAPLPPPKEVINGNIKTVTEYKIDEDGKKFKIVRTFRIETRKASKAVARRKNWKKFGNSEFDPPGPNVATTTVSDDVSMTFITSKEDLNCQEEEDPMNKLKGQKIVSCRICKGDHWTTRCPYKDTLGPMQKELAEQLGLSTGEKEKLPGELEPVQAAQNKTGKYVPPSLRDGASRRGESMQPNRRADDNATIRVTNLSEDTRETDLQELFRPFGSISRIYLAKDKTTGQSKGFAFISFHRREDAARAIAGVSGFGYDHLILNVEWAKPSTN; this is encoded by the exons ATGCCGACTGGAGACTTTGA TTCGAAGCCCAGCTGGGCCGaccaggtggaggaggagggcgagGACG ACAAATGTGTCACCAGCGAGCTCCTCAAGGGCATCCCTCTGGCCACTGGCGACACCAGCCCGGAACCCGAGTTAGTGCCCGGAG ctcCGCTGCCGCCTCCCAAGGAGGTCATCAATGGAAACATCAAGACGGTGACGGAGTACAAGATAGACGAGGACGGCAAGAAGTTCAAG ATCGTTCGTACCTTCAGAATTGAGACTCGGAAGGCCTCAAAGGCTGTTGCGAGGAGGAAG AACTGGAAGAAGTTTGGGAACTCAGAGTTTGACCCACCGGGGCCCAACGTGGCCACCACCACAGTCAGTGACGATGTGTCCATGACATTCATCACTAGCAAAGAG GATCTGAACTGCCAGGAAGAGGAGGACCCAATGAACAAGCTCAAGGGCCAGAAGATTGTGTCCTGCCGCATCTGCAAGGGTGACCACTGGACTACCCGCTGTCCCTACAAGGACACTCTGGGGCCTATGCAGAAGGAGTTGGCGGAGCAGCTGGGCCTGTCCACCGGCGAGAAGGAGAAGCTGCCTGGAG AGCTGGAGCCGGTGCAGGCCGCCCAGAACAAGACCGGGAAGTACGTGCCCCCGAGCCTGCGGGACGGGGCCAGCCGCCGCGGGGAGTCTATGCAGCCCAACCGCAGAG CTGACGACAACGCCACCATCCGTGTCACCAACCTGTCCGAGGACACTCGCGAGACTGACCTGCAGGAACTCTTCAGGCCCTTTGGCTCCATATCTCGCATCTACTTGGCGAAGGACAAGACCACTGGCCAGTCCAAG ggctTTGCCTTCATCAGCTTCCACCGCCGTGAGGATGCTGCACGCGCCATCGCCGGGGTGTCTGGCTTTGGATACGACCACCTCATCCTCAATGTCGAGTGGGCCAA GCcgtcaaccaactaa
- the P2RY11 gene encoding P2Y purinoceptor 11: MPQIGAQEPLPWASTWASRGSPRFPFIKERFSPTSHAGECLISRESCVCTGNGESWSPVVESPDARGQELLGTGLGSRPHPEQWTRRNCFAEVAVAGVPSWAWEGLRESVSPEGWCSPPRGAIPCPTNFSAAADRVLSRFQEDFLWPVLVVEFLVAAASNGFALYRFGTRERRPWHPAVVFSAQLAVSDLLYALTLLPLAAYLYPPKNWQYGELACRLERFLFTCNLLGSVLFITCISLNRYLGIVHPFFTRSSLRAKHAWAVSAAGWVLAAVLAAPTLGFSHLKRPQQEGDCSVARPGACTKCLGTADQRLEAYRAYSLALATAGCGLPLLLTLTAYGALGWAVLRSHGTTAAEKLRVAVLVASGMALYAGSYVPYYVTLVLNVSARQRWRARCPGFANSAEAEAALDWRTYVSHQVMRGLMPVAICIHPLLYMAVAPSLGCRPGPGSCLGCGESQPPEDARSSGQVLPLNVTATPKTSGS, translated from the exons ATGCCCCAAATTGGGGCCCAAGAGCCTTTGCCCTGGGCTTCCACCTGGGCCTCCAGGGGCAGCCCTCGGTTTCCTTTCATAAAGGAGCGGTTTTCTCCAACCTCCCACGCTGGTGAATGCTTGATTTCCCGTGAGTCTTGCGTCTGCACTGGGAATGGGGAGAGCTGGAGTCCCGTGGTAGAAAGCCCAGACGCTCGGGGCCAGGAGCTTCTGGGAACCGGGCTGGGTTCGCGCCCACATCCTGAGCAGTGGACACGCAGGAACTGTTTTGCAG aagttgctgtggctggtGTCCCCTCCTGGGCATGGGAAGGACTCCGAGAAAGTGTGTCCCCAGAGGGCTGGTGCAGCCCGCCACGTG GTGCCATACCCTGCCCGACCAACTTCTCGGCCGCCGCCGATCGCGTCCTCAGTCGTTTCCAGGAAGACTTTCTGTGGCCCGTGCTGGTGGTTGAGTTCCTGGTGGCTGCAGCCAGCAACGGCTTCGCCTTATACCGCTTCGGCACGCGGGAGCGGCGCCCGTGGCACCCGGCTGTGGTCTTCTCGGCACAGCTGGCCGTCAGCGACCTGCTCTATGCCTTGACGCTGCTCCCGCTGGCCGCCTACCTCTACCCCCCCAAAAACTGGCAGTACGGGGAGCTGGCGTGCCGCCTGGAGCGCTTCCTCTTCACCTGCAACCTGCTGGGCAGCGTCCTCTTCATCACCTGCATCAGCCTAAACCGCTACCTGGGCATCGTCCACCCCTTCTTCACCCGCAGCAGCCTGCGCGCCAAGCACGCCTGGGCCGTCAGCGCTGCCGGCTGGGTGCTGGCAGCCGTGCTGGCCGCGCCCACGCTCGGCTTCTCCCACCTGAAGCGGCCGCAGCAGGAAGGGGACTGCTCTGTGGCCAGGCCGGGGGCCTGCACCAAGTGCCTGGGGACGGCGGACCAGCGCCTCGAGGCCTACAGAGCCTACAGCCTGGCGTTGGCCACGGCGGGCTGCGGCCTGCCGCTGTTGCTCACCCTGACGGCCTACGGCGCCCTCGGGTGGGCGGTGCTGCGCAGCCACGGCACGACGGCGGCCGAGAAGCTGCGTGTGGCGGTGCTGGTGGCCAGCGGCATGGCCCTCTACGCCGGCTCCTACGTGCCCTACTACGTGACGCTGGTGCTCAACGTGTCCGCCCGGCAGCGCTGGAGAGCCCGCTGCCCGGGCTTCGCTAACTCGGCCGAGGCCGAGGCGGCGCTGGATTGGAGGACCTACGTGAGCCACCAGGTGATGCGGGGCCTCATGCCCGTGGCCATCTGCATCCACCCTCTGCTTTACATGGCTGTGGCACCCAGCCTCGGCTGCCGCCCCGGTCCAGGAAGCTGCCTCGGCTGCGGGGAGAGCCAACCCCCCGAGGACGCCAGGAGCTCCGGCCAAGTCCTGCCCCTCAATGTCACAGCCACCCCCAAAACCTCAGGGTCCTAG
- the LOC102955604 gene encoding suppressor of SWI4 1 homolog, producing the protein MVELSPETSTRCLLATPLWLSARLVTSPRSSASRRHLAGAGSERRGAGSTRQKRPSGGVGGMGQSGRSRHQKRARAQAQLRNLEAYAAQPHSFVFARGRAGRGVRQLSLDLRRVMEPLTATRLQIRKKNTLKDCVAVAGPLGVTHFLILSKTETNIYFKLMRLPGGPTLTFRINKYTLMRDVVSSLRRHRMHEQQFAHPPLLVLNSFGPHGMHVKLMATMFQNLFPSINVHKVNLNTIKRCLLINYNPDSQELDFRHYSIKVVPVGASRGMKKLLQEKFPNMSRLQDISELLATGAGLSESEAEPDGEHNITELPQAVAGRGNMRAQQSAVRLTEIGPRMTLQLIKIQEGVGEGNVLFHSFVHKTEEELQAILAAKEEKLRLKAQRQDQQAQNVLRKREQREAHRKKSLAGMKRARAEASGDSDAEDPGAPPEGTGQREEEEDEAEYFRQAVGEEPDEDMFPKAAKRRRPAGPPGKKQQGRGQRPDRGADRRPPKAKGRPQRAQAKLERRGAAWEHRRGRARPPKKAV; encoded by the exons ATGGTGGAACTCAGCCCAG AAACAAGCACCAGGTGTCTCCTAGCAACCCCTCTGTGGCTTTCTGCTCGCCTGGTGACGTCACCGCGCAGTTCCGCCTCACGTCGTCACCTCGCCGGCGCCGGAAGTGAGCGGCGCGGCGCCGGAAGCACCCGGCAGAAGCGTCCCAGCGGAGGAGTTGGCGGCATGGGGCAGTCGGGGCGG TCCCGTCACCAGAAGCGTGCTCGCGCCCAGGCGCAGCTCCGCAACCTCGAGGCCTACGCCGCGCAGCCGCACTCGTTCGTGTTCGCGCGGGGTCGCGCGGGTCGCGGCGTCCGGCAGCTCAGCCTGGACCTTCGTCGGGTCATGGAGCCCCTCACCGCCACCCGCCTGCAG ATACGAAAGAAAAACACTCTGAAGGATTGTGTGGCAGTGGCGGGGCCCCTTGGGGTCACACACTTTCTGATCTTGAGTAAAACGGAGACAAACATCTACTTT AAGCTGATGCGCCTCCCAGGAGGCCCCACCTTGACCTTCCGGATCAATAAG TACACACTAATGCGCGACGTGGTCTCCTCCTTGCGCCGACACCGAATGCACGAGCAGCAGTTTGCCCATCCGCCCCTCCTGGTGCTCAACAGCTTCGGCCCCCATGGCATGCATGTGAAGCTCATGGCCACCATGTTCCAGAACCTGTTCCCCTCCATCAATGTGCACAAg GTGAACCTAAACACCATCAAGCGCTGCCTTCTCATCAACTACAATCCTGACTCCCAGGAGCTAGATTTCCGTCATTA TAGCATCAAAGTCGTTCCTGTGGGCGCAAGTCGTGGGATGAAGAAGCTTCTACAGGAGAAGTTCCCCAACATGAGCCGTCTACAGGACATCAGCGAGCTATTGGCCAC GGGCGCCGGGCTGTCCGAGAGTGAggcagagcccgatggggagcACAACATCACGGAGCTGCCCCAAGCCGTCGCGGGACGCGGCAACATGCGGGCCCAGCAGAGCGCCGTGCGGCTCACTGAG ATCGGGCCCCGGATGACACTGCAGCTCATCAAAATCCAGGAGGGTGTTGGGGAGGGGAACGTGCTGTTCCACAGTTTCG TGCACAAGACTGAAGAGGAGCTTCAGGCCATCCTGGCGGCCAAGGAGGAGAAGCTACGGCTcaaggcccagaggcaggacCAGCAGGCCCAGAATGTCCTGCGCAAGCGGGAGCAGCGGGAGGCACACAG GAAGAAGAGCCTGGCAGGCATGAAGCGGGCGCGGGCAGAGGCCAGTGGGGATAGCGATGCCGAGGACCCCGGCGCCCCCCCAGAGGGGACCGGCCAgcgagaggaagaggaggatgaagCCGAGTATTTCCGCCAGGCGGTGGGAGAGGAGCCTGATGAGG ACATGTTCCCGAAGGCAGCCAAACGAAGACGGCCTGCCGGGCCCCCGGGCAAGAAGCAGCAAGGAAGGGGGCAGAGGCCAGATCGAGGCGCTGACCGGAGGCCTCCAAAGGCCAAGGGCAGGCCCCAGCGGGCCCAGGCCAAGCTGGAACGCAGAGGAGCTGCCTGGGAGCACAGGCGGGGCCGAGCACGGCCACCAAAGAAAGCAGTCTGA